From the Toxoplasma gondii ME49 chromosome VIIa, whole genome shotgun sequence genome, one window contains:
- a CDS encoding hypothetical protein (encoded by transcript TGME49_304690~Predicted trans-membrane domain (TMHMM2.0):32-55:69-92), producing MPSGGFGCEKARNVAVLRHGKDARNKGFSRAKVLVFLFSNFSVFLGRLVSLGFFRRTLFSTSAFPFLAIFWNFRVVLSKALASLLSPLCLGFSSWNSTRKSKEGKKNEASTVVSFVVHGCSRRLLISTDFQRLEIDKSSAQGRYSHICIRTGSC from the coding sequence ATGCCGTCGGGAGGCTTTGGCTGCGAAAAAGCGCGCAACGTTGCAGTGCTACGCCATGGCAAAGACGCAAGAAACAAAGGTTTCTCTCGTGCCAAGGTCttggtttttctcttttcgaaTTTCAGCGTGTTTCTTGGAAGACTTGTTTCGCTCGGCTTCTTCCGCAGGACCCTCTTCTCAACGTCTGCGTTTCCATTTCTCGCGATCTTCTGGAACTTCCGCGTTGTTCTCAGCAAAGCGCTTGCGAgccttctttcgcctttgtGTCTtggtttctcttcctggAACTCCACGAGAAAGagcaaggaaggaaaaaagaacgaGGCTTCCActgtcgtttccttcgttgTCCATGGGTGTTCTAGACGCCTTCTCATCTCCACAGATTTCCAAAGATTGGAGATTGACAAGTCCTCAGCTCAAGGAAGATATTCGCACATCTGTATACGCACAGGCAGCTGCTGA
- a CDS encoding eukaryotic peptide chain release factor, putative (encoded by transcript TGME49_304710): protein MWGSVDGGSRRRLRVRFPLLLFRELSATHGYDKQEVTGGEKRELLARRKQPLPVRAKKSRWCLAACSPPLDTPFPTCDSSPVETEKAACTRTEAYASFSDALCSPSSFPDSFLPATLSPSVLSCAVSTDFFPCPSVSLRPPRGGRVISLLSQKRFGGKHRRSRLLWLFVDPSFLRFDGQADSESCSAQRKDEGRFSGDPLSGSQSVEVGRARKGSTAKENIRTGVSSSPLGLCSVSPLNCPSFVPSLCVLFDFAAPVYFSLASAGVRRWSESLQPTVVRWIRASGASLQVSGASHCLLESLLSRQSVASSRHSIPRRIFSRLVSRTPSSLRRPFSASAHARSRLDARERPPCFCLSSTPDRFSLLSALPRDTLCLFFVSSRLLKMASDGDVDTNIEQWKIKRLIKNLESARGNGTSMISLIIKPKDEITRINKMLADEFGTASNIKSRVNRLSVLSAITSTQQRLKLYNKTPPNGLVVYCGTIITDDGKEKKVSIDFEPFKAVNTSLYLCDNKFHVEALAELLESDAKFGFIVLDGNGALFATLQGSTKEVLHRFTVDLPKKHGRGGQSAMRFARLRLEKRHNYVRKVAETAVQMFITQDKVNVSGLILAGSADFKNDLATSGMFDQRLQAKVIKIVDVSYGGDNGFNQAIELSAEALTNVKFIQEKKLIGRFFDEVAQDTGKYVFGVQETLQALEMGAVELLIVFEGLPLERVTLKNPVTNAEKVIHITPDQARDDSLFKEDGVELEVADKISFSEWLVNNYKNFGTTLDFVTNRSQEGAQFERGFGGLGGILRYKVDFQDYDETVDDEDEFI from the exons ATGTGGGGAAGTGTGGACGGGGGGTCCCGCCGGCGCCTGAgagttcgttttcctttACTTCTTTTTCGGGAACTTAGCGCCACACACGGATACGACAAACAGGAGGTAACTGgtggcgagaagcgagagcttctggcgagaaggaagcaacCTTTGCCGGTTCGCGCGAAGAAAAGTCGCTGGTGCCTCGCGGCATGCTCCCCTCCACTAGATACGCCTTTCCCCACTTGCGATTCTTCTCCGgtagaaacagagaaagccgCATGCACAAGAACGGAAGCGTACGCGAGTTTTTCCGACGCTTTGTGTTCTCCAAGTTCTTTTCCAGACTCTTTCCTCCCGGCGACGCTCTCGCCCTCGGTTTTGTCTTGTGCGGTATCAACTGACTTTTTCCCCTGCCCGTCGGTGTCTCTCCGCCCTCCTCGAGGAGGCCGTGTGATTTCGCTGTTGAGTCAAAAACGTTTCGGCGGCAAACACCGGCGTTCGCGCCTTTTGTGGCTTTTCGTCGACCCGTCGTTTCTGCGATTCGACGGACAGGCGGACTCCGAGAGCTGCAGTGCACAGCGGAAAGACGAGGGACGTTTCTCCGGGGATCCCCTCTCTGGAAGCCAGAGTGTCGAAGtagggagagcgaggaaaggcagCACTGCAAAGGAAAACATCCGGACCGGCGTTTCTTCATCGCCACTCGGTCTGTGTTCCGTATCTCCTCTCAACTGCCCTTCTTTCGTTCCTTCGCTCTGTGTCTTGTTCGACTTCGCTGCACCTGTCtacttttctctcgcctctgctggAGTTCGACGTTGGTCCGAGTCTCTGCAGCCCACTGTGGTACGTTGGATTCGCGCTTCCGGAGCTTCCCTCCAAGTCAGCGGCGCTTCACACTGTCTGTTGgagtctctgctttctcgccaGTCCGTCGCCTCGTCGCGGCATTCGATCCCTCGACGCATCTTCAGTCGCCTTGTCAGTCGTactccttcctcgctgcgtcgtccgttctctgcttccgcgcatgcacgttCGAGGCTGGACGCTCGCGAACGTCCgccttgtttctgtctcagtTCCACCCCGgaccgcttctctctgctctcggcGCTTCCTCGAGATAcgctttgcctcttctttgtttcctcacGCCTTTTAAAGATGGCGAGTGACGGGGATGTCGACACCAACATCGAACAATGGAAGATCAAGCGCCTGATCAAGAACCTCGAGAGTGCGAGGGG AAATGGCACATCGATGATCAGCTTGATCATCAAGCCGAAGGACGAAATCACGAGAATCAATAAAATGCTCGCCGACGAATTTGGAACAGCGTCCAACATCAAGTCGCGCGTCAatcgtctctccgtcttgtCGGCCATCACTTCGACCCAGCAAA ggCTTAAGCTTTACAACAAAACGCCTCCCAATGGCTTGGTCGTGTACTGCGGAACGATCATCACGGACGacgggaaggaaaagaaggttTCGATCGACTTCGAACCGTTCAAGGCAGTCAACACATCGCTGTACCTCTGTGACAACAAATTCCATGTGGAG GCGCTCGCGGAGCTTTTGGAGTCGGACGCGAAGTTCGGCTTCATTGTGTTGGACGGTAACGGGGCGCTCTTCGCGACGCTCCAAGGCAGCACAAAGGAGGTGCTCCACAGGTTCACCGTCGACCTGCCAAAGAAACATGGTCGCGGTGGTCAGTCCGCCATGCGTTTCGCGCGTCTGCGGCTCGAAAAAAGGCACAACTACGTCCGGAAAGTCGCCGAAACGGCCGTCCAAATGTTCATCACCCAGGACAAG GTTAACGTTTCTGGGCTTATCCTTGCAGGGAGCGCCGACTTCAAGAACGACTTGGCTACGAGCGGCATGTTTGACCAGCGTCTGCAAGCGAAAGTGATCAAGATTGTCGATGTCTCCTACGGTGGGGACAACGGCTTCAACCAGGCCATTGAACTCTCTGCTGAGGC actgACGAATGTCAAGTTCAtccaggagaagaaactcatTGGGCGCTTCTTCGACGAGGTTGCTCAGGACACTGGGAAGTACGTCTTCGGCGTCCAAGAGACTCTCCAAGCTCTCGAGATGGGCGCCGTCGAACTCCTTATTGTCTTTGAAGGCCTGCCCTTGGAGCG AGTGACGCTGAAGAATCCAGTgacgaacgcagagaaggtCATTCACATTACACCAGACCAAGCACGAGACGATTCACTCTTTAAAGAGGACGGCGTGGAGCTCGAGGTTGCTGACAAGATTTCCTTTTCTGAGTGGCTCGTGAACAACTACAAGAACTTCGGGACGACCCTCGACTTCGTCACCAATCG CTCTCAGGAAGGCGCGCAGTTCGAACGCGGCTTCGGCGGCTTGGGTGGCATTCTGCGTTACAAGGTTGATTTCCAGGACTACGACGAGACTGTGGATGACGAGGACGAGTTCATCTGA
- a CDS encoding ubiquitin family protein (encoded by transcript TGME49_304680), with the protein MQISIADDDSGVVFSLEVSAGTTVDALKALIEAETRIPPNEQQLLVDMQPISRDAATVGAAGIPDGSMILVRRLPEAPVPALAASPPSVGSTDAVAPPVSGASGRSRQAGSTGGRRGQQSLQSLFDFSNIVVKDGKAKAQTRQRETTPRPARSATHHASSAERTEGRAGTPPLSDDEYLKQQAQTLINVCAAQEATLSVLALENPPLGEVLRQAVKESREGRGETESFGKLVEHLRKQLEERRKAEESRLQQLNSALANPLSAAAQAFMMKEIHEKQVEDNYLLAQEHLPEAFGSVYMLFIDIEVNGVPIKAFVDSGAQSTFMSYACAQKCSLLRLMDTRYRGVAQGVGKTEIVGKIHLATLKIGQRFFPSSFTVLQDNKVEFLFGLDLLRRYQCCIDLKKSVLRIDNEEIPFLSEKDITKGMFGRADTPNSLGSPTATSSGEDKKMDVDSSSSSSSSSSSSASPGPLRQQSTTSLEPQDEAKVQQLVDLGFLRTDAVDALAIAGGNVEAAATFLFNQQQHDQENLS; encoded by the exons ATGCAGATATCCATTGCAGACGACG ATTCGGGcgtcgtcttttctctggaagTCAGCGCGGGGACAACCGTCGACGCGCTGAAGGCGCTCATcgaagcggagacgcgcaTTCCTCCCAACGAGCAGCAACTCCTCGTGGACATGCAGCCGATAAG CAGAGATGCTGCGACCGTGGGCGCCGCCGGCATTCCAGACGGGAGTATGATTCTCGTTCGACGTCTCCCGGAGGCGCCTGTTCCTGCGCttgctgcgtctccgcccAGCGTGGGCTCCACGGACGCGGTcgcgcctcctgtctctggagCGAGCGGACGGAGCCGACAAGCGGGATCCACAGGTGGACGACGGGGACAACAAAGTCTGCAGTCGCTCTTTGACTTTTCGA ACATTGTGGTGAAGGATGGAAAAGCCAAGGCGCAGACTcggcagcgagagacgacgccGCGGCCGGCGAGGTCGGCAACTCACCATGCATCTTCTGCGGAGAGGACGGAGGGCCGGGCAGGCACACCGCCTCTCTCCGACGACGAGTATCTCAAGCAACAAGCGCAGACGCTCATCAACGTCTGTGCTGCGCAGGAAGCCACTCTCAGTGTGTTAGCGCTGGAGAATCCGCCTCTGGGCGAGGTGCTGCGGCAGGCAGTGAAGGAGTCCAGAGAAGGCAggggcgagacagaaagcttCGGCAAACTCGTGGAGCACTTGCGAAAGCAactcgaagaaagaagaaag GCAGAGGAGTCGCGACTGCAGCAGCTGAACTCTGCACTGGCCAATCCGCTGTCGGCGGCGGCCCAGGCATTCATGATGAAGGAGATTCATGAGAAGCAAGTGGAGGACAACTACCTGCTCGCGCAAGAGCATTTGCCCGAAGCCTTTGGCTCCGTGTACATGTTGTTCATCGACATCGAAGTGAACGGGGTGCCGATCAAGGCCTTCGTCGACAGCGGGGCGCAGAGCACCTTCATGTCTTACGCATGCGCGCAGAAGTGCAGTCTGCTGCGTCTGATGGATACACGATACCGTGGCGTCGCTCAGGGCGTCGGAAAGACGGAAATCGTCGGGAAAATTCACTTGGCGACGCTCAAGATCGGCCagcgcttcttcccctccagCTTCACCGTCCTCCAGGACAACAAAGTCGAGTTCCTCTTCGGCCTCGACCTCCTGCGCAGATACCAGTGCTGCATAGACCTGAAGAAAAGCGTTCTGCGCATCGACA acgaagaaatcCCATTCTTGAGTGAAAAGGATATCACCAAGGGCATGTTCGGCCGCGCCGATACACCCAACAGTCTCGGTTCCCCCACCGCAACTTCCTCAggcgaagacaagaaaatgGACGTCgattcttcctcctcttcttcctcttcatcgtcctcttccgcttcgccTGGGCCTCTCCGACAGCAGAGTACAACCAGCCTGGAGCCTCAAGATGAAGCCAAAGTTCAGCA ACTCGTCGATCTCGGTTTTCTCCGCACAGACGCTGTGGACGCTCTCGCCATAGCAGGCGGCAATGTCGAGGCCGCTGCTACTTTCCTCTTTAACCAGCAACAACATGACCAAGAAAACCTCTCTTGA
- a CDS encoding hypothetical protein (encoded by transcript TGME49_304700) produces the protein MQHLSARLPGAGAPALSPSGALGATVCSFFSPRLDATGDRASPRACVSERVLEGVQDVEERNASEGSVDGGRSGAGNLELAGGHSPLGTGAGASASAEEDRVWLTLGSQRDSTEAKRTRRTGVSEEGRQVRDAASLVPRERCYGCCASSFFLCPSRPLLEAALQRDGEDDSVWGDVEEGKGREEETQGAGEECMQTADATACSPLHAAAQSRAFHGLSFSERRNPGIYPGKKKKTNMNSPYAETAAPRFPRLDFSLAKALERLASFQEGRDIDLQAGRPLALEPNAPERHSAGVSVLDGVTRSVADAFLREETARALVKCAEAMSENFRCFHEYLRRFCNGSNARGEEEQDVRDERLRPPGLFFDGETSLKADVFLKSAPGLSLQARERKARTTGRRTPSAATHIEGADQLRDRERLLASYALRHRDALAATMNYIFELHSASRAHALSAGDPAAGGEGQAEGEGQAADMSPKREDNVEVTAALESLRLAMKAWDIAMISLVLPSRRRRFNLMEWQRLWLCRVGSFSTAGPSASSREEDIWADVESLVVEEQDGAWTHADAVNVAWRLNKRLCRFLCRADFSSWLAACDRLGLQNVPCLLGLVAAVQNLQRVSTLDGRDSGNNSASPSSREAAGVSQVDENFEAAVASARATAARVVFLFVNTATPAGMSNSEAPLETVGEPPLSAFSLGPEEQRAWGLLSLSLALMVGNVTAPVAAVFDVSETFLSSQTDVFPFSLSALTSSHSPLLASSERQASSNLPSSPSSHFASSSSSVRRRGLSSSSASAGDGWACALLQESFISSLFWSLFPSVSLHSQFLFFLRANAPTLLALQAQDDPRGQDGEGRRRGDERGGLGGGGERGKGGGELEVCVQPERDRVQTDHCANVDLAAFDLDAADRLVLALWRSQGHPEGTTQNGALQLLHLLVEDAGLASSFPPFFFAHIVDLLFLADAFAPLPPGVAAEARCDIVMEYGASLLAHNQVHASVPYLQEAARVPALVPAVLDLLRRFLASSVHAFSDFRDRAASLQDLELPPPPPGCRAAASDSGATEDAEAENKSLGGDIQSFNSSLDPCAILLHGFSQACGLTCVAEAQRALSSSGRRSSSLSSHTVPASAVAPSSAAAGDEESERALLLLRDSFCFLLFRARRRSRRSSLASCPFSPSCSSEGEDEEEREECAALQRQMEALDRLLRRFCRLGTRHCACLLAALSGDSSPSVPPAEASTGLTGLSPSKSSSEAARLLEASLRAVAAASSSAAVDGFGDSAEGTDDACDFGRTGGEGRQKRRRIQVAAPCGTCCGGQDPTECAAEETEGRDDLDLLDACARSQGVGGDASLPSLLVFLALYAKRRPALERFLRRHDANDSAWLHTASSLMCLREFIVPGFVALVAFVGSPQVSPSIPAFFLGCLLFDALRLLRLCSTSPTLIGTFKRRNLSLLSTSWRRCLDAILLQTTSDEQCSGIDWRSPELQRTMVNALVLAESRCVA, from the exons ATGCAGCATCTGTCTGCGCGCCTTCCCGGAGCGGGGGCGCcggccctgtctccttcgggCGCGTTGGGCGCCActgtctgctctttcttcagcCCGCGCCTCGACGCCACTGGAGACCGCGCATCTCCTCGCGCTTGCGTCTCTGAGAGAGTCTTGGAAGGAGTGCAGGACgtagaggaaagaaacgcgtcAGAAGGAAGCGTAGACGGGGGAAGAAGTGGAGCAGGAAACCTCGAACTCGCTGGGGGTCACTCTCCCCTGGGGACAGGCGCaggcgcctctgcctccgccgAAGAGGACCGCGTATGGCTTACCTTGGGTTCTCAGAGAGACTcgacagaagcgaaacgaacGCGACGAACAGGAGTCAGCGAGGAAGGGCGTCAGGTTCGAGatgccgcttctctcgttccaAGGGAGAGATGCTATGGCTGttgcgcgtcttctttctttctgtgtccgAGCCGTCCACTCCTGGAGGCGGccctgcagagagacggcgaagatgACAGTGTGTGGGGAGACGtagaagaaggcaaaggtcgggaggaggagacgcaaggcgcaggcgaagaaTGCATGCAAACCGCCGACGCGACCGCTTGCTCTCCGCTACATGCTGCTGCTCAGAGTCGCGCTTTCCACGGCCTGTCAttttcagagagaagaaacccaGGGATCTAtccagggaagaagaagaaaacgaacatGAACTCGCCCTATGCAGAGACTGCCGCCCCACGGTTCCCGCGGCTCGATTTTTCCTTGGCCAAGGCGCTAGAGAGACTCGCTTCGTTCCAAGAGGGACGCGACATAGACCTCCAAGCTGGGCGTCCTCTCGCTTTGGAGCCCAACGCGCCCGAACGGCACTCggcaggtgtctccgttctcgacGGGGTGACAAGGTCCGTTGcggacgcgtttctccgcgAAGAGACGGCGCGGGCGCTGGTCAAGTGCGCCGAAGCGATGAGCGAAAATTTTCGATGTTTTCATGAGTATCTTAGGCGTTTTTGTAACGGGTCCAATGCCCGCggtgaggaagaacaagatgTCAGAGACGAGCGCCTCAGGCCGCCAGGCCTTTTCTTCGATGGGGAGACGTCCCTGAAAGCCGATGTCTTCCTCAAAAGCGCTCCAGGACTCTCTCttcaggcgagagagaggaaagcgcgAACCACAGGCAGGCGAACGCCATCGGCAGCCACACACATAGAGGGCGCAGATCAAttacgagacagagagcgccTCTTGGCCTCCTACGCCttgcgacacagagacgcgctGGCAGCCACGATGAACTAT ATCTTCGAATTGCACTCCGCCTCTCGAGCTCACGCACTGTCCGCCGGCGACCCGGccgcaggaggcgaaggccaggcagaaggcgaaggccaAGCAGCAGACATGTcaccgaagagagaggacaacgTCGAGGTCACCGCCGCCCTCGAGAGTCTGCGTCTAGCCATGAAGGCATGGGATATCGCCATGATTTCGctcgttctcccttctcggcGAAGACGCTTCAA CCTCATGGAGTGGCAGCGCCTCTGGTTGTGTCGCGTCGGATCCTTCTCGACCGCGGGGCCTTCCGCGAgctccagagaagaagacatttGGGCTGACGTCGAGTCCCTGGTGGTTGAAGAGCAGGATGGAGCGTGGACTCACGCAGACGCCGTCAACGTAGCATGGCGACTCAACAAACGTCTCTGCAG GTTCCTCTGCCGGGCGGACTTCTCCTCCTGGCTGGCCGCCTGCGACCGCCTTGGGCTCCAGAAcgtcccctgtctcctcggcctcgTCGCCGCCGTCCAAAACCTACAGCGGGTCTCAACGCTCGATGGCAGAGACTCAGGCAACAACTCGgcgtcgccgtcttctcgcgaGGCGGCAGGCGTCTCACAGGTGGACGAAAACTTTGAGGCAGCCGTGGCGAGTGCTCGCGCTACAGCCGCGAG AGTCGTCTTTCTGTTCGTCAACACCGCGACGCCTGCTGGCATGTCAAACTCGGAGGCCCCGCTGGAGACTGTGGGGgagccgcctctctctgccttttcacTGGGTCCCGAGGAGCAGCGAGCATGGGgactcctctcgctctctcttgcgCTGATGGTCGGCAACGTCACCGCACCAGTGGCTGCTGTCTTCGACGTTTCAGaaacctttctctcttctcagacAGACGTCTTCcccttttccctctctgccttGACCTCGTCTCACTCTcccctcctcgcttcttcagagcGTCAAGCCAGCAGCAAcctgccgtcttctccttcctctcattttgcttcttcttcgtcctctgttCGCCGGCGGGGGCTTTCCTCGTCATCGGCGTCGGCGGGAGACGGCTGGGCATGCGCGCTGTTACAGGAGAGTTTCatctcgtctctgttttggtctctctttccctcggtgtctctccactcgcagttcctgtttttcctcaGGGCGAACGCGCCGACGCTTCTCGCCCTGCAGGCCCAGGACGATCCACGGGGACaggacggagaaggcagGAGGCGGGGAGACGAGCGCGGCGGACtgggaggcggaggcgagcGTGGAAAGGGTGGAGGGGAACTGGAGGTCTGTGTGCAACCTGAAAGGGATAGGGTGCAAACGGACCACTGCGCGAACGTCGATCTGGCGGCGTTCGATCTCGACGCAGCCGACCGccttgttctcgctctctggcgCTCGCAAGGGCACCCAGAAGGCACGACGCAGAACGGCGCGCTCCAG ctgctccaTCTGCTCGTGGAGGACGCGggactcgcttcttcgtttcctcccttcttcttcgcccacATTGTCgaccttctcttccttgccGACGCCTTCGCTCCACTCCCGCCGGGCGTCGCAGCT GAAGCGCGATGCGACATCGTGATGGAATACGGAGCCTCGCTCCTCGCACATAAccaggtgcatgcatccgtTCCTTACCTCCAAGAAGCGGCGCGCGTCCCTGCACTCGTTCCGGCAGTTCTTGATTTGCTGCGA AGATTCCTCGCCTCGTCGGTGCACGCCTTTTCGGACTTCCGAGATCGcgcggcttctctgcaggACTTGGAGCTTCCCCCGCCGCCACCGGGCTGCCGAGCTGCGGCTTCTGACAGCGGGGCCAccgaggacgcagaggcagagaacaaGAGCCTTGGAGGGGACATTCAAAGTTTCAACTCATCCCTCGATCCCTGTGCAATTCTTCTTCACGGCTTCTCCCAA GCTTGCGGCCTCACTTGTGTTGCGGAGGCTCAGCGagcgttgtcttcttctgggcgccgttcttcttctctgtcttctcacACTGTGCCTGCTTCGGCAGTGGCGCCTTCGTCGGCGGCTgctggagacgaggagagcgagcgcgctcttctccttcttcgagaTAGCTTTTGCTTTCTGCTGTTTCGTGCTCGGCGGAGAAGCCGGCGCTCGTCCCTGGCGTCTtgccctttctctccctcttgttctagcgaaggggaagacgaagaagagagagaagaatgcgcTGCGCTTCAACGACAGATGGAAGCGCTCGACCGCCTACTTCGAAG GTTTTGCCGTCTGGGCACTCGCCACTGTGCgtgtcttctcgccgccttGAGCGGGgactcttcgccttctgtccctCCCGCGGAGGCGTCTACTGGGCTTACCGGGTTGTCACCTTCGAAGTCGAGCTCCGAGGCGGCGCGCCTCCTGGAGGCGTCGCTGCGCGCAGtggctgctgcttcttcatcGGCCGCCGTGGATGGCTTTGGTGACTCTGCGGAGGGGACCGACGATGCATGCGACTTTGGACGCACAggtggagaagggagacagaagcgccgTCGCATCCAAGTTGCAGCGCCCTGCGGAACCTGCTGCGGGGGGCAGGACCCCACAGAGTGtgctgcagaggagacagaagggagagacgaccTGGATCTCTTGGATGCCTGTGCTCGGAGCCAAGGCGTtggaggagacgcgtcgcttccctctctcctcgtctttctcgcgctctATGCGAAGAGGAGACCCGCGCTGGAg CGTTTCCTGCGGAGACACGACGCCAACGACTCAGCATGGCTTCACACG gcttcttctctcatgTGTCTGCGTGAGTTCATCGTTCCTGGATTCGTGGCCCTGGTCGCCTTTGTGGGGTCCccgcaagtgtctccttcgatCCCGGCCTTCTTTTtggggtgtctcctcttcgacgcgctgcgtctcctgAGGCTCTGCAGTACTTCCCCCACTTTGATCGGCACATTCAAGCGCAGAAACCTAAGTCTCCTCTCCACGTCCTGGCGGAGATGCTTAGATGCAATCCTCCTCCAGACGACGTCTGACGAACAGTGCTCAG gcATTGACTGGAGAAGTCCCGAACTGCAGCGAACCATGGTGAACGCGCTCGTCCTCGCCGAGTCGCGGTGTGTGGCGTGA